The following coding sequences lie in one Spinacia oleracea cultivar Varoflay chromosome 1, BTI_SOV_V1, whole genome shotgun sequence genomic window:
- the LOC110783922 gene encoding uncharacterized protein isoform X2 yields MGKTKQAQNSLSPLQVRLTVKQSQRVKKTQSRDLETRREKKSHLIHCPHLTLFPQKDLKVLKRQMACHHRLPSSTVYIPKEEADLAGSTQAVPKKKAWKSTKNGRSLKEDNSVKKTNGALQEPEKVAEEVPFTPKAPQKQKPPTINGIKSIKLNPLYPPTGKSVLVVESLTKAKVIQNYLGNMYEVIPSYGHVRDLAARSGSVRPDDDFSMVWEVPSSAWTHLKSMKVAISGADNLILASDPDQEGEAIAWHIIELLRQQNGLRDNMTIARVVFQEVTESAIKNALQTPRDIDVNMVHAYLARRALDYLNGFNISPLLWRKLPSCQSAGRVQSAALSLICDREIEIEEFKPQEYWSVEPTFSASNAETSTSKSSLRSYLTHFDSKKLNQFSIGSETEAKIIEQLVSSSDFRVTAVKRTKLNKKPPTPYITSTLQQDAANKLSFSPSYTMKLAQKLYEGIQFADGKAAGLITYMRTGGLHISNEAVKEICSLVGERYGSEFAASSPRKFFKKVKNAQEAHEAIRPTDVRRLPSMLVRVLDEDSLKLYTLIWARTMACQMEPERVDQIQLDIGNNGGSLSFRAACTAVDFPGFRSIYEDVETRAIRDNDIEPSDRAEIFKILSNLKQGDPLCLGNLETRKLHTQPPPRYSEASLVKKMEELGIGRPSTYAIILKVLQDRKYVTAKRQALNPEFRGRMVSAFLSHYFNEVTDYSFTADMETELDNISAGLTDWKGLLRDYWGRFSTYCQSAGKVQIHQVEKMIERTYENFLFSSLPEESRACPSCMEGSLVFKVSRYGAGYFIGCDQQPECKFIAKTLYGEEDEDEAPQENLVVDDPKLLGIHPVSGAKVLLKAGPYGSYVQLGEDRKGYLPKRACVTKIKDVNSITLEDAIDLLRYPITLGNHEDGSPIQLRYSHTGFCIKHRRNFAPVPKTLAPGDIDMKKALELLSGVGVRRNGRPKGVKRVEESDDDC; encoded by the exons ATGGGCAAAACGAAGCAAGCTCAGAAcagtctctctcctctccaAGTCCGGCTGACAGTAAAGCAGAGTCAAAGAGTGAAAAAAACCCAAAGCCGAGACCTCGAAACAAGAAGAGAAAAAAAGAGCCATCTGATACACTGTCCCCACTTGACGCTGTTCCCTCAAAAGGATCTAAAAGTGTTAAAAAGACAAATGGCCTGTCACCACAGACTGCCGAG CTCAACTGTTTATATACCTAAGGAAGAGGCTGACCTTGCCGGATCAACTCAAGCTGTGCCTAAGAAAAAAGCCTGGAAGTCTACGAAGAACGGGAGATCTCTGAAAGAAGATAACTCAGTGAAGAAAACAAACGGTGCTTTACAAGAACCTGAGAAGGTGGCAGAGGAGGTACCTTTTACCCCCAAAGCAcctcaaaaacaaaaaccaCCAACTATTAACGGTATCAAGTCAATCAAGTTAAATCCATTGTATCCTCCTACAGGAAAATCTGTTTTGGTGGTGGAATCCCTCACCAAGGCAAAGGTTATTCAGAATTACCTTGGCAACATGTATGAAGTTATACCGAGTTATGGCCATGTAAGAGACTTGGCTGCTAGGTCAGGGTCTGTGCGTCCTGACGATGACTTCAGTATGGTATGGGAGGTTCCATCCTCAGCCTGGACTCATCTCAAGAGTATGAAGGTTGCAATTAGTGG AGCAGATAATCTTATTCTTGCATCAGATCCTGATCAAGAAGGAGAGGCTATTGCTTGGCATATCATCGAGTTGTTGCGGCAACAGAATGGTTTGCGTGATAATATGACTATTGCCAGGGTTGTCTTTCAAGAAGTAACAGAATCAGCAATAAAAAATGCTCTGCAGACTCCAAGAGATATTGACGTTAACATGGTACATGCTTATCTTGCTCGCCGTGCACTTGATTATTTGAATGGATTCAACATTTCCCCTCTCTTATGGAGAAAGCTTCCTAGTTGTCAGTCTGCTGGACGAGTACAATCAGCTGCACTTTCTCTTATATGCGACAGAGAAATAGAAATTGAGGAATTCAAACCACAAGAGTATTGGAGTGTGGAACCCACATTTAGTGCTTCAAATGCGGAAACATCAACAAGCAAGTCTTCTCTTCGGTCATATTTGACTCATTTTGATTCTAAAAAGTTGAATCAGTTTTCAATTGGCTCAGAGACCGAAGCGAAGATTATTGAGCAGCTGGTGAGTTCGTCTGATTTCAGGGTGACTGCTGTTAAGAGAACTAAACTAAACAAAAAGCCTCCCACTCCTTATATAACATCGACCCTTCAGCAAGATGCTGCAAATAAGTTAAGTTTCTCTCCCTCTTATACAATGAAGCTGGCTCAGAAATTGTATGAGGGGATTCAGTTTGCTGATGGCAAGGCGGCTGGATTGATAACATACATGAGGACGGGTGGTTTACATATATCTAATGAAGCTGTAAAAGAAATATGTTCATTGGTTGGAGAACGTTATGGTTCGGAGTTCGCTGCAAGTAGTCCAcgcaaattttttaaaaaggtgAAGAATGCTCAAGAAGCACATGAAGCCATTAGACCCACAGATGTAAGAAGATTACCATCAATGCTTGTAAGAGTTCTTGATGAAGATTCCTTAAAGTTGTACACTTTAATTTGGGCTCGTACAATGGCCTGTCAGATGGAACCTGAAAGAGTTGATCAGATACAGCTTGATATTGGTAACAATGGTGGTTCTCTTTCTTTTCGAGCTGCTTGCACTGCAGTTGATTTCCCTGGGTTCAGGTCCATTTATGAAGATGTGGAGACTCGGGCTATTAGAGATAATGACATTGAACCCTCTGATCGTGCTGAAATTTTTAAGATCCTTAGTAATCTTAAACAAGGAGACCCTTTGTGTCTTGGAAATTTGGAAACAAGAAAACTCCATACTCAGCCTCCACCTCGCTACTCTGAGGCATCATTGGTGAAAAAGATGGAGGAGCTTGGAATTGGAAGACCTTCAACATATGCAATCATACTTAAAGTTTTACAAGACAGGAAATATGTTACAGCGAAAAGGCAAGCGCTGAACCCTGAATTCCGTGGCCGTATGGTCTCAGCATTTCTCTCTCACTATTTTAACGAGGTGACAGACTATAGTTTTACTGCTGACATGGAAACTGAGCTTGACAATATTTCTGCTGGATTGACTGACTGGAAAGGTCTCCTAAGAGATTACTGGGGTAGGTTCAGTACTTATTGCCAGAGTGCTGGCAAAGTTCAGATTCATCAAGTTGAGAAAATGATTGAGAGAACTTATGAAAACTTCCTTTTCTCCTCGCTTCCTGAAGAGAGCCGAGCATGCCCCAGTTGTATGGAGGGTTCTCTAGTCTTCAAAGTGAGCAGATATGGTGCAGGGTATTTTATAGGTTGTGATCAACAACCCGAATGCAA GTTTATTGCTAAGACATTGTATGGGGAAGAGGATGAAGACGAAGCTCCTCAGGAAAACCTGGTAGTTGATGATCCAAAGTTGCTGGGTATTCATCCTGTTTCTGGTGCGAAG GTCCTTTTGAAGGCTGGCCCTTATGGGTCTTACGTGCAGCTTGGTGAAGATAGAAAAGGATATTTACCGAAACGAGCATGTG
- the LOC110783922 gene encoding uncharacterized protein isoform X1, translating into MVFRRLHLSLMATSSNPATSIFGYCSPYFLAKTRYSTLQSYAATYFPCTPVSSCGIYTKGSVIQFKKVRGTCKMIDQQPKSIKCNSFRELVYESRKGGSICSLSIIGVANHPLRSTSSLSISNKIVRPTYVGHVALAKKMLSTKAMPESGLSGTSTSESVFVKDGKTGANLPEPIFSNKHQRRVKAFTTQGSTEGNPKNTFPSQVARKNIPVHRVSACINVNSVNSIEVLGINGQNEASSEQSLSSPSPADSKAESKSEKNPKPRPRNKKRKKEPSDTLSPLDAVPSKGSKSVKKTNGLSPQTAEDSSTVYIPKEEADLAGSTQAVPKKKAWKSTKNGRSLKEDNSVKKTNGALQEPEKVAEEVPFTPKAPQKQKPPTINGIKSIKLNPLYPPTGKSVLVVESLTKAKVIQNYLGNMYEVIPSYGHVRDLAARSGSVRPDDDFSMVWEVPSSAWTHLKSMKVAISGADNLILASDPDQEGEAIAWHIIELLRQQNGLRDNMTIARVVFQEVTESAIKNALQTPRDIDVNMVHAYLARRALDYLNGFNISPLLWRKLPSCQSAGRVQSAALSLICDREIEIEEFKPQEYWSVEPTFSASNAETSTSKSSLRSYLTHFDSKKLNQFSIGSETEAKIIEQLVSSSDFRVTAVKRTKLNKKPPTPYITSTLQQDAANKLSFSPSYTMKLAQKLYEGIQFADGKAAGLITYMRTGGLHISNEAVKEICSLVGERYGSEFAASSPRKFFKKVKNAQEAHEAIRPTDVRRLPSMLVRVLDEDSLKLYTLIWARTMACQMEPERVDQIQLDIGNNGGSLSFRAACTAVDFPGFRSIYEDVETRAIRDNDIEPSDRAEIFKILSNLKQGDPLCLGNLETRKLHTQPPPRYSEASLVKKMEELGIGRPSTYAIILKVLQDRKYVTAKRQALNPEFRGRMVSAFLSHYFNEVTDYSFTADMETELDNISAGLTDWKGLLRDYWGRFSTYCQSAGKVQIHQVEKMIERTYENFLFSSLPEESRACPSCMEGSLVFKVSRYGAGYFIGCDQQPECKFIAKTLYGEEDEDEAPQENLVVDDPKLLGIHPVSGAKVLLKAGPYGSYVQLGEDRKGYLPKRACVTKIKDVNSITLEDAIDLLRYPITLGNHEDGSPIQLRYSHTGFCIKHRRNFAPVPKTLAPGDIDMKKALELLSGVGVRRNGRPKGVKRVEESDDDC; encoded by the exons ATGGTGTTCAGACGACTTCACTTGAGTTTAATGGCCACTTCTTCTAATCCTGCTACCTCCATTTTTGGGTATTGCAGCCCGTATTTCTTGGCCAAG ACACGATATAGTACATTACAGAGTTATGCAGCCACCTATTTTCCATGCACACCTGTCAGTAGTTGTGGTATATATACGAAAGGATCAGTGATACAGTTTAAAAAAGTTAGAGGAACCTGTAAGATGATAGATCAGCAGCCAAAATCTATCAAATGTAATAGTTTCAGAGAACTTGTTTATGAATCAAGGAAGGGAGGTAGCATTTGTTCTCTTTCAATAATTGGGGTTGCAAATCATCCTTTGCGTTCTACTTCAAGTCTCAGTATTTCAAATAAAATCGTTAGACCTACATATGTTGGCCATGTGGCTTTAGCTAAGAAGATGCTCTCCACAAAGGCAATGCCAGAGTCAGGTCTTAGTGGTACAAGCACTAGTGAGTCCGTGTTTGTAAAAGATGGAAAAACTGGTGCGAATTTACCGGAACCTATTTTTTCCAATAAACACCAAAGGCGAGTAAAGGCATTCACCACTCAAGGGAGTACTGAAGGTAATCCAAAGAATACTTTTCCTAGTCAGGTGGCTAGGAAGAATATTCCTGTCCATCGAGTATCTGCCTGTATAAATGTGAATTCTGTAAATTCTATTGAAGTGCTGGGAATAAATGGGCAAAACGAAGCAAGCTCAGAAcagtctctctcctctccaAGTCCGGCTGACAGTAAAGCAGAGTCAAAGAGTGAAAAAAACCCAAAGCCGAGACCTCGAAACAAGAAGAGAAAAAAAGAGCCATCTGATACACTGTCCCCACTTGACGCTGTTCCCTCAAAAGGATCTAAAAGTGTTAAAAAGACAAATGGCCTGTCACCACAGACTGCCGAG GATAGCTCAACTGTTTATATACCTAAGGAAGAGGCTGACCTTGCCGGATCAACTCAAGCTGTGCCTAAGAAAAAAGCCTGGAAGTCTACGAAGAACGGGAGATCTCTGAAAGAAGATAACTCAGTGAAGAAAACAAACGGTGCTTTACAAGAACCTGAGAAGGTGGCAGAGGAGGTACCTTTTACCCCCAAAGCAcctcaaaaacaaaaaccaCCAACTATTAACGGTATCAAGTCAATCAAGTTAAATCCATTGTATCCTCCTACAGGAAAATCTGTTTTGGTGGTGGAATCCCTCACCAAGGCAAAGGTTATTCAGAATTACCTTGGCAACATGTATGAAGTTATACCGAGTTATGGCCATGTAAGAGACTTGGCTGCTAGGTCAGGGTCTGTGCGTCCTGACGATGACTTCAGTATGGTATGGGAGGTTCCATCCTCAGCCTGGACTCATCTCAAGAGTATGAAGGTTGCAATTAGTGG AGCAGATAATCTTATTCTTGCATCAGATCCTGATCAAGAAGGAGAGGCTATTGCTTGGCATATCATCGAGTTGTTGCGGCAACAGAATGGTTTGCGTGATAATATGACTATTGCCAGGGTTGTCTTTCAAGAAGTAACAGAATCAGCAATAAAAAATGCTCTGCAGACTCCAAGAGATATTGACGTTAACATGGTACATGCTTATCTTGCTCGCCGTGCACTTGATTATTTGAATGGATTCAACATTTCCCCTCTCTTATGGAGAAAGCTTCCTAGTTGTCAGTCTGCTGGACGAGTACAATCAGCTGCACTTTCTCTTATATGCGACAGAGAAATAGAAATTGAGGAATTCAAACCACAAGAGTATTGGAGTGTGGAACCCACATTTAGTGCTTCAAATGCGGAAACATCAACAAGCAAGTCTTCTCTTCGGTCATATTTGACTCATTTTGATTCTAAAAAGTTGAATCAGTTTTCAATTGGCTCAGAGACCGAAGCGAAGATTATTGAGCAGCTGGTGAGTTCGTCTGATTTCAGGGTGACTGCTGTTAAGAGAACTAAACTAAACAAAAAGCCTCCCACTCCTTATATAACATCGACCCTTCAGCAAGATGCTGCAAATAAGTTAAGTTTCTCTCCCTCTTATACAATGAAGCTGGCTCAGAAATTGTATGAGGGGATTCAGTTTGCTGATGGCAAGGCGGCTGGATTGATAACATACATGAGGACGGGTGGTTTACATATATCTAATGAAGCTGTAAAAGAAATATGTTCATTGGTTGGAGAACGTTATGGTTCGGAGTTCGCTGCAAGTAGTCCAcgcaaattttttaaaaaggtgAAGAATGCTCAAGAAGCACATGAAGCCATTAGACCCACAGATGTAAGAAGATTACCATCAATGCTTGTAAGAGTTCTTGATGAAGATTCCTTAAAGTTGTACACTTTAATTTGGGCTCGTACAATGGCCTGTCAGATGGAACCTGAAAGAGTTGATCAGATACAGCTTGATATTGGTAACAATGGTGGTTCTCTTTCTTTTCGAGCTGCTTGCACTGCAGTTGATTTCCCTGGGTTCAGGTCCATTTATGAAGATGTGGAGACTCGGGCTATTAGAGATAATGACATTGAACCCTCTGATCGTGCTGAAATTTTTAAGATCCTTAGTAATCTTAAACAAGGAGACCCTTTGTGTCTTGGAAATTTGGAAACAAGAAAACTCCATACTCAGCCTCCACCTCGCTACTCTGAGGCATCATTGGTGAAAAAGATGGAGGAGCTTGGAATTGGAAGACCTTCAACATATGCAATCATACTTAAAGTTTTACAAGACAGGAAATATGTTACAGCGAAAAGGCAAGCGCTGAACCCTGAATTCCGTGGCCGTATGGTCTCAGCATTTCTCTCTCACTATTTTAACGAGGTGACAGACTATAGTTTTACTGCTGACATGGAAACTGAGCTTGACAATATTTCTGCTGGATTGACTGACTGGAAAGGTCTCCTAAGAGATTACTGGGGTAGGTTCAGTACTTATTGCCAGAGTGCTGGCAAAGTTCAGATTCATCAAGTTGAGAAAATGATTGAGAGAACTTATGAAAACTTCCTTTTCTCCTCGCTTCCTGAAGAGAGCCGAGCATGCCCCAGTTGTATGGAGGGTTCTCTAGTCTTCAAAGTGAGCAGATATGGTGCAGGGTATTTTATAGGTTGTGATCAACAACCCGAATGCAA GTTTATTGCTAAGACATTGTATGGGGAAGAGGATGAAGACGAAGCTCCTCAGGAAAACCTGGTAGTTGATGATCCAAAGTTGCTGGGTATTCATCCTGTTTCTGGTGCGAAG GTCCTTTTGAAGGCTGGCCCTTATGGGTCTTACGTGCAGCTTGGTGAAGATAGAAAAGGATATTTACCGAAACGAGCATGTG